Genomic segment of Burkholderia contaminans:
TGAGCCGACGACAGTAAGCGCGTGGCGTCGACGTGCTTCTCGTCCAGCAAGCTCACATCATCCGGCCAGAACGTGTGCCCGGCGTGCGCCCGCAGTTGCGCGACGAGCGGGGCGACGGAGGCCGGCGACCCCATCGTGTTCGGATACTTCGGATTGCCGATAATCCGCAACACGCCGTTCTCAGTCAGAGGGCAAGTCGACCATGCGGCATACCCTACCCGGCCAAACCATGCATGCGCCGGTTCGTGCTGAACATGAGCAGGATCCAGCAAGGCGATAAGGACGTTGACGTCGAGCAGGTAGGTCATCAAAGTGAATCGTCGCGAAGTTGATTGACGGTGTCGAGCGTGACCGACCGGGCCGTCGCGGAGGTCGGCATCAACGGCAGTCCGTTACGGCTCGTCTGGTTGGTCGTCGTGCGTTGCAATGCGGCGCGCGCGAGCTCGGAAATGACCTTGCCGATACTCGTGCCGGGCTTCGCACGCGCCCGTGCGAGGGCGAGGATGTCGTCATCGATGTCGATAGTGGTACGCATAGGGCTCTCCTGGTGAGCATCAAACATCAAGCATCACCCATTGTACCCCACTCACATCAAACATCAAGCATCGCGCATCATTTCTGTTGTAAACCCCGTTGGCGGGCGGTATACTGGCTGCGTACCTGAAACAACAGGTGCCGGGTTTGGCGACCCGAACGGTTAATGCGCACAGCCGCGCTCAGCGGCTTTTTTGTGCGAAGTGCCTGTGCACGTCGGTTTCTATGGGCGGGCCTGGGTGGGGAGACCTTCGGGTCTGCCGGTGTTCATTAGCCGCCGGTTCGCCAACCCCGCTCTGCGCCCGCTCACCCCGTTTGGCGACGGGGATCGGGTTGACTCCCAGCTAATGAGGCCGCACATGCACAGCCACCCTTCCGACCGGCGTATCGCGTCGCGCTCTACCCTTCCCCGTCTCATCGCGTTGATCCTCGCACTCGGCGCCACGGGCACGTCCGCGTGGATCTCGATCGTCGCCGGCATTGAACGCGGCGGCACCTCGGCCGAACGCGCCGCATGGGCCGCTGTCGCGCTCGTGGTGCTACTGGCCGCTCACCTGCTTCCCGCGCTGACGCGCGGCGAGCCGTTGCTGATCAAGCTTCCGGCCTTGGCGCTTTGGGGGGTGTGCCTCGTCGGCACCGGTTACGGTCACGCAACGTTCTTCCTGGCCGCCCAGCAACATGCTGGTGCGCAACGTGCAGGCGCCGTCGAGCCCGTACAACCCGGTGCACTGCCGCCAGTTGGGTCGGGGCGTGCGCGTGATGTCGTCGCGCGTGACCAAGCACGCGTCACGGAGTTACTCGCCAATGCGCGCGCCGAACAGTGCGTGTCGCGCTGCGCCCCGTTGCGTGCTCGGCGCGAAGCGCTCGCGGCCCAGCTGGCTGCGCTCGGCGTCGAGGCTGATATGGCACATCGACGCGAACAGGTAGCCGATCGCGCAGAAGCCGTGCGGCAACTCGTCCGTGCACGCCAGGACAAGGCCCGCATCGACCCCGTCACGTCTCGGGTCGCACAAATATTCGCCCTCTCGCGCGATGGTGTCGATCTGGCGATCGCCCTGCTGTTCGGCCTGCTGCTCGAATGCGTCGCCTGCCTGGGTTGGTTGCAAGGTCTTCCGCGGCGTGCCGCTACCCCGGTCATCGAGAGTCACGACGACAAAGTCACGCGTGACTCATCGGTCATGCCGAGTCACATCGCAGTCGTAAGCGGTCACGAACGCGCTGAATCGCCCGCCACCGTTGAAGTCGCCAGTCACGACGCTCCGGCGCTCAGTTCGATCAGCGCGCCGGCGGCCGACGATCTGCCAG
This window contains:
- a CDS encoding TA system VapC family ribonuclease toxin, whose product is MTYLLDVNVLIALLDPAHVQHEPAHAWFGRVGYAAWSTCPLTENGVLRIIGNPKYPNTMGSPASVAPLVAQLRAHAGHTFWPDDVSLLDEKHVDATRLLSSAQLTDTYLLALARVHKGKLATFDRRLVVDAVPNGAKHLELIS
- a CDS encoding CopG family transcriptional regulator, which produces MRTTIDIDDDILALARARAKPGTSIGKVISELARAALQRTTTNQTSRNGLPLMPTSATARSVTLDTVNQLRDDSL